The genomic window ATGTTCAATAAAACGTACCATCACATCCTGTGAGTATGTTTTCAAATATATGATCAACAAAAAGATGCTATAAATTGTTTTTTCTCCCAAAGGATGCAGTAAAAGGCTGGATCCAGCAAACAGCAACTGATATTATCTTCACAGTTGTTAAGAGAATGACCTCAGGATGCTGTCTGCCATGGGGGTCTTGTCCATCTTTTTCCCCATCTCTGTCATGGAATAGAGCACTGGGAAATTTGCACATCAGCTGTATGGCTTCTTTATGAGATTTCTGTGTTATTTTTATCATTTCTCATTGGTACCTCATTTCATCTCCTTTTGCTTCCTAGTTGCATGtcaactctttcctaaactcccAATTGATTCGATGCCAGGCTGCAGCTAAGATAGCAGCTCTTTCTCATCCACTCTCGGTGATAAATGAATTGTAATCGAATTGTAATCTAAATCAAATACATAGAAATATTATATGTAGTTGCCACTGCTGGGCTGCtagcttttttttaattttttttttctatatcaaTATCTGGAGAAGTCTCGGCCATCATAATAATAACTCCGAAGCGTGTGGGCCCGATAAGCATCGAGTACCGTTCATGGGTTGCCGCTCTGAGACGCAAACAGCTGGCATTTCACGTGTCGAGCACAAAATaaaatgcctaaaaaaaaaaagaggccatGGAACGTCTCCATCCATTTCATTCATGAAGCAAGACTGATGCCATGTCTTGTCAGAAGAGAGTTGAAATCAGTCCATAGAACAACAATAAAGTATATTGGAAAATATATCACAGTACTTTGAAGATGGCCTTCACTTATAGatcacaagaagaagaagaacaatagAGATTTCCACTTGCTtttaaaagaagcaaaaaaaaaaaaaaaaaaagtaaacagAGAGAATGGAATGGTGGTTGTATTCTAGTCGGTGTAGATGTGGACGCCGATGGCGATGAGGAAGATGGTGATGAGGCCGAAGTAGATGATGGCGTGGACGAGGATGGAGATGCCGCTGGTCTGGAAGTTGCCGAACTCCACCACCCTCCCTCTTCCCGGCAGCTGGAACAGCAGCCCCGGCGACAGCAGAACGAACAGCACCGTCGCTATCACCACCGGCCCCCAATccgccatctctctctctctctctcttcaccccTCCCCTGGAGTCTTAAACCAACGGCAAGAAGTGGAGATTGGAGGAAAGAGAGGAGGTTTGGTGTCGTTGATAAACTAATAAACAAACTTAAAAGGAGGAGAGATGGAAGGGTGTGCACCGTCCCGGATGCTTCTCGAAAGATGCTGTCCCACGTGCCGAGCCTCGGATCTGGGCCGCTACACGTGTCGGCACTGCCTTGCAAGGCGcataactttttcttttttttttctctctccctcctttGTAGGCGCTTGTTTATGGTAGGTTTACTTGGTGCTGAGGGAAGGACGGTGATGCTCCACCAAAAATAAAGAAAGGGATGGTGATGTGGTTTTGGTTCCTTGCGTCTGGCGGTCAACGTACGAAGCTGACAGACGGTCACGTGAGCCCGTGGTAGCCTTGCTCTCTTTCCttagtaaaaataataataataataataaataaagaagACAGTCACGTGAGGCTGCCAGACTTGACCAGGGTGCTCTATGTACAAAAAATTCGCTCCGTAAGGCTGCCAGCCGTATCCGGGGTGCTCAGTGTAGAAAATATGCACCTAAGATTTTTTGTCCTGTTCCCATTGGAAGATTGCATTGCTATGGAATAAATTAGTCCGATTTTTTAATCGAGGAAAACATCGGGCTGAGTGCGACCTAATTTAATAAAAACCAATAAATGAGCCGATGGATGGACGGATGAATTTACGCTGCCCCGTTCGACTCCCAAGGAGACAACTCCATCCCATAGGGTGGAATAATTTACTTTAAATTATCCTAAAAAGtattgcaaaaaaattatttaatcttgagataaaattatttacgaaaaaaaatatttgataaattaaattaaaaataaaatatttaattaaatttaaatttaaaaataattatctacttaattttttagtaaaaattcttctttgaaaCGTAATTTAGAAACTAATCAAATGGGATgaaatgattaaattattttttaagttaTAAAGTAAcactatattaatataaaatataattttactatactattataaaataatattatattataataaaataatattatattattataagataCTTCTGCAATAAAGAAATACTGCAATAGgataatataatattactttattataaaaaaatattacattaatataatataataaaataatattatatattataaaaaatattttattaatataatataatactattttattataaaaatattagattaatataatataataaagtaacattgtattattataaaaaaatattatattaatataatgtaatattattttattatcttattgtaaagaaatattatattataataatataatactgtaATATTTTGAAGAATATAAGAATAATTTTAGTTAAAAATAGATAGttatttttaacttatttttgaAATGGATAGttatttttacataatatttatttaaaaaattatttttaaattaaaaataaaattaaaaatttattttaattttttatttaatgaaaataattttgttaacattaaaaatataaataagtaGAGCAAGTCACAATTCTGAATCATCGTGTCGATGGCTACCAGCAAACTATCCAATGATTGTCCTAGAAATTGCCACTAATTATATTACTTCGGGAGGTTAGCATGCAAACATAATTATAGTCTCTAGAAGACCTTTAAAGCTGATAAAATGGTCTTGACATATTAGCTTCGCGAGTCATTTCGATTTATTGGTTTCACCAAAAAAAGCTGCTTTCTTCGTTGGAATTAATCGAAGTCACCTTGCCTTTGAAAATAGGAGACAAGTGTTACACTTGGGAACCGATTTTTCTTAGTTGATAGCAAATTGCTAATTATTTTCTAACAAATGCGATATTCAAATGAATCATCATGATTGAGAAGCATGGATATAGTTTGCAAACAACATACACGGTTTACTATCTCACTGACCATCATATAtctctgttgggatataccgatcgacCTCTTTCACACCGATTCACCTTCGGACCTGCCTGactgacgtccgactctaccgaccgcaccaacCAACGACTGTCGATActgtccgaccgaaggtatgtcggtcggacGGACCCATTCAGCTCCCGACTAGCCGAACGGCGGAatccgactctaccgactcactgtcaggCAGGGGTGGTGG from Elaeis guineensis isolate ETL-2024a chromosome 9, EG11, whole genome shotgun sequence includes these protein-coding regions:
- the LOC109505686 gene encoding uncharacterized protein, which encodes MADWGPVVIATVLFVLLSPGLLFQLPGRGRVVEFGNFQTSGISILVHAIIYFGLITIFLIAIGVHIYTD